A genomic stretch from Alosa sapidissima isolate fAloSap1 chromosome 3, fAloSap1.pri, whole genome shotgun sequence includes:
- the plekha1b gene encoding pleckstrin homology domain-containing family A member 1 isoform X2 — protein MPYVDRQNRICGFLDIEEIENSGKFLRRYFILDTTQGSLVWFMDNPQNLPKGAEMVGSLKLTYISKVSDATKLRPKAEFCFVINAGMRKFFLQANDQQDLVEWVSVLNNATKITVPRSGEVPPQSSEAAMELLGSLKQVSYKTEIVGGVPIITATQEKGEGQNGAERGMLRKPLNQPFFLSGHEQDQVVKAGYCVKQGAVMKNWKRRYFMLDENALSYYKSDLEKEPLRVIPLKEIHKAQECKQSDLMMRDNLFELVTTSRTFFIQSDSPEEMHSWIKAISGAIVAQRGPGRSAATMRQTRRLSIPCVQRYTLRSDEYSTEVRSSSRGGQSSTAACRAPPPRAHPSLSQNALLPGMGLAWDTSDFRGLLPGAPRSRLSLQETGRLFK, from the exons ATGCCTTACGTCGACCGACAGAACCGCATCTGTGGCTTCCTGGACATTGAGGAGATTGAGAACAGCGGCAAGTTCCTGCGCCGCTACTTCATCCTGGACACAACACAGGGCAGCCTGGTATGGTTCATGGACAACCCGCag AACCTGCCCAAGGGTGCGGAGATGGTTGGGTCCCTGAAGCTCACATACATCTCGAAG GTGAGCGATGCCACGAAGTTGAGGCCCAAGGCTGAGTTCTGCTTCG TCATCAATGCGGGGATGAGGAAGTTCTTCCTGCAGGCTAATGACCAACAGgatttggtggagtgggtgagcGTTCTCAACAACGCCACCAAGATCACG gtgccgCGGTCAGGAGAAGTACCCCCGCAGAGCAGCGAAGCGGCCATGGAGCTCCTGGGCTCCCTGAAACAGGTCTCCTACAAGACCGAGATCGTAGGGGGTGTCCCCATCATCACTGccactcag gagaaaggagaggggcAGAATGGAGCGGAGAGGGGGATGTTGAGGAAGCCCCTAAACCAGCCCTTCTTCCTGAGTGGCCACGAACAGGACCAGGTTGTCAAGGCGGGCTACTGCGTCAAACAGGGGgcagtg ATGAAGAACTGGAAGAGGAGGTACTTCATGCTGGATGAAAACGCACTGAGCTACTACAAATCAGACCTG GAAAAGGAGCCTTTACGTGTCATCCCATTAAAGGAGATTCACAAAGCCCAGGAGTGCAAGCAGAG TGATTTAATGATGAGAGACAATCTGTTTGAACTGGTCACTACCTCACGAACCTTCTTCATCCAG tctgacAGTCCGGAGGAGATGCACAGCTGGATTAAAGCTATCTCTGGTGCCATAGTCGCTCAGAGGGGACCTGGACGCTCCGCCGCTACG ATGCGTCAGACACGTCGTCTCTCCATACCGTGTGTACAGAGGTACACACTCCGCTCTGATGAGTATAGCAC AGAGGTGAGGAGCAGCAGCCGGGGGGGTCAGTCTTCTACTGCAGCCTGCAGAGCCCCCCCACCCCGCGCTCACCCCTCTCTGTCCCAGAATGCACTGCTCCCGGGGATGGGCCTGGCCTGGGACACCAGCGACTTCCGGGGCCTGTTGCCAGGGGCGCCCAGGAGCAGGCTGTCGCTCCAGGAGACGGGGCGGCTCTTCAAGTGA
- the plekha1b gene encoding pleckstrin homology domain-containing family A member 1 isoform X3 has product MPYVDRQNRICGFLDIEEIENSGKFLRRYFILDTTQGSLVWFMDNPQNLPKGAEMVGSLKLTYISKVSDATKLRPKAEFCFVINAGMRKFFLQANDQQDLVEWVSVLNNATKITVPRSGEVPPQSSEAAMELLGSLKQVSYKTEIVGGVPIITATQEKGEGQNGAERGMLRKPLNQPFFLSGHEQDQVVKAGYCVKQGAVMKNWKRRYFMLDENALSYYKSDLEKEPLRVIPLKEIHKAQECKQSDLMMRDNLFELVTTSRTFFIQSDSPEEMHSWIKAISGAIVAQRGPGRSAATMRQTRRLSIPCVQRYTLRSDEYSTE; this is encoded by the exons ATGCCTTACGTCGACCGACAGAACCGCATCTGTGGCTTCCTGGACATTGAGGAGATTGAGAACAGCGGCAAGTTCCTGCGCCGCTACTTCATCCTGGACACAACACAGGGCAGCCTGGTATGGTTCATGGACAACCCGCag AACCTGCCCAAGGGTGCGGAGATGGTTGGGTCCCTGAAGCTCACATACATCTCGAAG GTGAGCGATGCCACGAAGTTGAGGCCCAAGGCTGAGTTCTGCTTCG TCATCAATGCGGGGATGAGGAAGTTCTTCCTGCAGGCTAATGACCAACAGgatttggtggagtgggtgagcGTTCTCAACAACGCCACCAAGATCACG gtgccgCGGTCAGGAGAAGTACCCCCGCAGAGCAGCGAAGCGGCCATGGAGCTCCTGGGCTCCCTGAAACAGGTCTCCTACAAGACCGAGATCGTAGGGGGTGTCCCCATCATCACTGccactcag gagaaaggagaggggcAGAATGGAGCGGAGAGGGGGATGTTGAGGAAGCCCCTAAACCAGCCCTTCTTCCTGAGTGGCCACGAACAGGACCAGGTTGTCAAGGCGGGCTACTGCGTCAAACAGGGGgcagtg ATGAAGAACTGGAAGAGGAGGTACTTCATGCTGGATGAAAACGCACTGAGCTACTACAAATCAGACCTG GAAAAGGAGCCTTTACGTGTCATCCCATTAAAGGAGATTCACAAAGCCCAGGAGTGCAAGCAGAG TGATTTAATGATGAGAGACAATCTGTTTGAACTGGTCACTACCTCACGAACCTTCTTCATCCAG tctgacAGTCCGGAGGAGATGCACAGCTGGATTAAAGCTATCTCTGGTGCCATAGTCGCTCAGAGGGGACCTGGACGCTCCGCCGCTACG ATGCGTCAGACACGTCGTCTCTCCATACCGTGTGTACAGAGGTACACACTCCGCTCTGATGAGTATAGCAC AGAGTAA
- the plekha1b gene encoding pleckstrin homology domain-containing family A member 1 isoform X4: MPYVDRQNRICGFLDIEEIENSGKFLRRYFILDTTQGSLVWFMDNPQNLPKGAEMVGSLKLTYISKVSDATKLRPKAEFCFVINAGMRKFFLQANDQQDLVEWVSVLNNATKITVPRSGEVPPQSSEAAMELLGSLKQVSYKTEIVGGVPIITATQEKGEGQNGAERGMLRKPLNQPFFLSGHEQDQVVKAGYCVKQGAVMKNWKRRYFMLDENALSYYKSDLEKEPLRVIPLKEIHKAQECKQSDLMMRDNLFELVTTSRTFFIQSDSPEEMHSWIKAISGAIVAQRGPGRSAATRVK; this comes from the exons ATGCCTTACGTCGACCGACAGAACCGCATCTGTGGCTTCCTGGACATTGAGGAGATTGAGAACAGCGGCAAGTTCCTGCGCCGCTACTTCATCCTGGACACAACACAGGGCAGCCTGGTATGGTTCATGGACAACCCGCag AACCTGCCCAAGGGTGCGGAGATGGTTGGGTCCCTGAAGCTCACATACATCTCGAAG GTGAGCGATGCCACGAAGTTGAGGCCCAAGGCTGAGTTCTGCTTCG TCATCAATGCGGGGATGAGGAAGTTCTTCCTGCAGGCTAATGACCAACAGgatttggtggagtgggtgagcGTTCTCAACAACGCCACCAAGATCACG gtgccgCGGTCAGGAGAAGTACCCCCGCAGAGCAGCGAAGCGGCCATGGAGCTCCTGGGCTCCCTGAAACAGGTCTCCTACAAGACCGAGATCGTAGGGGGTGTCCCCATCATCACTGccactcag gagaaaggagaggggcAGAATGGAGCGGAGAGGGGGATGTTGAGGAAGCCCCTAAACCAGCCCTTCTTCCTGAGTGGCCACGAACAGGACCAGGTTGTCAAGGCGGGCTACTGCGTCAAACAGGGGgcagtg ATGAAGAACTGGAAGAGGAGGTACTTCATGCTGGATGAAAACGCACTGAGCTACTACAAATCAGACCTG GAAAAGGAGCCTTTACGTGTCATCCCATTAAAGGAGATTCACAAAGCCCAGGAGTGCAAGCAGAG TGATTTAATGATGAGAGACAATCTGTTTGAACTGGTCACTACCTCACGAACCTTCTTCATCCAG tctgacAGTCCGGAGGAGATGCACAGCTGGATTAAAGCTATCTCTGGTGCCATAGTCGCTCAGAGGGGACCTGGACGCTCCGCCGCTACG AGAGTAAAGTGA
- the plekha1b gene encoding pleckstrin homology domain-containing family A member 1 isoform X1 translates to MPYVDRQNRICGFLDIEEIENSGKFLRRYFILDTTQGSLVWFMDNPQNLPKGAEMVGSLKLTYISKVSDATKLRPKAEFCFVINAGMRKFFLQANDQQDLVEWVSVLNNATKITVPRSGEVPPQSSEAAMELLGSLKQVSYKTEIVGGVPIITATQEKGEGQNGAERGMLRKPLNQPFFLSGHEQDQVVKAGYCVKQGAVMKNWKRRYFMLDENALSYYKSDLEKEPLRVIPLKEIHKAQECKQSDLMMRDNLFELVTTSRTFFIQSDSPEEMHSWIKAISGAIVAQRGPGRSAATRGEEQQPGGSVFYCSLQSPPTPRSPLSVPECTAPGDGPGLGHQRLPGPVARGAQEQAVAPGDGAALQVRAEDAGDGRADLLSWQHNDPSPQSTEEGLYVTEV, encoded by the exons ATGCCTTACGTCGACCGACAGAACCGCATCTGTGGCTTCCTGGACATTGAGGAGATTGAGAACAGCGGCAAGTTCCTGCGCCGCTACTTCATCCTGGACACAACACAGGGCAGCCTGGTATGGTTCATGGACAACCCGCag AACCTGCCCAAGGGTGCGGAGATGGTTGGGTCCCTGAAGCTCACATACATCTCGAAG GTGAGCGATGCCACGAAGTTGAGGCCCAAGGCTGAGTTCTGCTTCG TCATCAATGCGGGGATGAGGAAGTTCTTCCTGCAGGCTAATGACCAACAGgatttggtggagtgggtgagcGTTCTCAACAACGCCACCAAGATCACG gtgccgCGGTCAGGAGAAGTACCCCCGCAGAGCAGCGAAGCGGCCATGGAGCTCCTGGGCTCCCTGAAACAGGTCTCCTACAAGACCGAGATCGTAGGGGGTGTCCCCATCATCACTGccactcag gagaaaggagaggggcAGAATGGAGCGGAGAGGGGGATGTTGAGGAAGCCCCTAAACCAGCCCTTCTTCCTGAGTGGCCACGAACAGGACCAGGTTGTCAAGGCGGGCTACTGCGTCAAACAGGGGgcagtg ATGAAGAACTGGAAGAGGAGGTACTTCATGCTGGATGAAAACGCACTGAGCTACTACAAATCAGACCTG GAAAAGGAGCCTTTACGTGTCATCCCATTAAAGGAGATTCACAAAGCCCAGGAGTGCAAGCAGAG TGATTTAATGATGAGAGACAATCTGTTTGAACTGGTCACTACCTCACGAACCTTCTTCATCCAG tctgacAGTCCGGAGGAGATGCACAGCTGGATTAAAGCTATCTCTGGTGCCATAGTCGCTCAGAGGGGACCTGGACGCTCCGCCGCTACG AGAGGTGAGGAGCAGCAGCCGGGGGGGTCAGTCTTCTACTGCAGCCTGCAGAGCCCCCCCACCCCGCGCTCACCCCTCTCTGTCCCAGAATGCACTGCTCCCGGGGATGGGCCTGGCCTGGGACACCAGCGACTTCCGGGGCCTGTTGCCAGGGGCGCCCAGGAGCAGGCTGTCGCTCCAGGAGACGGGGCGGCTCTTCAAGTGAGGGCCGAGGACGCCGGGGACGGCCGCGCGGATCTGCTGTCATGGCAACATAACGACCCCTCCCCACAGAGCACGGAGGAGGGGTTGTATGTTACCgaagtgtga